In Desulfosediminicola ganghwensis, a single window of DNA contains:
- a CDS encoding TorD/DmsD family molecular chaperone, producing the protein MNRTIACKKAAALRNFFSAIHSEHLRSATDQISELFEIDFEEPTDWVEVEYDFNRLFVGPGTVPAPPYASAYLDEPTLMGAPSLEVRQFYVRLGVAVPDQGSTPDDFLAFELDAVSVLDAAKFHGDLELEQHIDEFITTHMCGWIPRFIDAVESQENVSSPVSTAIMALSSWLKNDCPAFRAPNK; encoded by the coding sequence ATGAACAGAACCATTGCCTGCAAAAAGGCCGCAGCTTTGAGAAATTTCTTCTCCGCCATTCATTCGGAGCATCTCAGATCTGCAACAGATCAGATTTCCGAACTTTTCGAGATTGATTTCGAGGAGCCTACCGACTGGGTAGAAGTTGAATACGATTTCAACCGCCTCTTCGTAGGCCCGGGCACAGTGCCTGCGCCACCGTATGCTTCCGCCTATCTCGACGAGCCCACACTCATGGGAGCCCCCTCACTGGAAGTCAGGCAATTTTACGTGCGGCTTGGAGTTGCTGTCCCCGACCAGGGAAGCACCCCTGATGACTTTCTCGCGTTTGAACTCGATGCAGTCTCGGTTCTCGATGCAGCCAAATTCCACGGTGACCTGGAGCTGGAGCAGCATATCGACGAATTCATCACCACCCACATGTGTGGCTGGATACCCAGGTTCATTGATGCTGTAGAGAGCCAGGAGAACGTCTCTTCTCCTGTATCCACAGCAATTATGGCCTTGTCAAGCTGGCTCAAAAACGACTGCCCTGCTTTTAGAGCACCGAACAAATAA
- a CDS encoding LuxR C-terminal-related transcriptional regulator, protein MQQNITTRQPFWDLLRQLPSEEEYYLERWSLRMQQAGYLSLTTAKRDDCMNALDCFIKPMQSHYHLGVTSPDFAWLIQNHDQWAQPQIETARNHQGRGVTWDMYLGCFKTFLHSLFDVIDLLKAGEDEKHGARNHIRLYGDALEVLFVKDWVQCQPEAASHQLDQVNRLLTLEKCRFENILNTTSDLIFVIDSHGIVSNINIAVQQVLPNNEVLNAPIWESLPIEGQTMDEILKYYPVTTAFEVAPFNDGNIYRMQLSPISNVSLASDEYLLLLSNITPQALQRETLERIVSERTEDLLTKTSQLEEMNITLRNILKSIDKEQEGIIDDISSKISTFVLPVLDRIDAEPDSSIRKGYVTIIRDQLDRLVHGSKLANPVLLKLTFMETRICQFIQAGHSSKDIADNLNLSLETIQTHRKNIRRKLGLHGKNVSLYAHLKTIGLTF, encoded by the coding sequence TTGCAACAGAATATCACCACCCGTCAGCCGTTTTGGGATCTTCTACGACAATTACCATCAGAAGAAGAGTATTATCTTGAAAGGTGGTCACTGCGTATGCAGCAGGCAGGTTACCTGAGCCTGACCACCGCTAAACGCGATGACTGTATGAACGCTCTGGATTGTTTTATCAAACCCATGCAATCACATTACCACCTGGGGGTGACCTCTCCGGATTTTGCCTGGCTCATCCAAAACCATGACCAATGGGCTCAGCCGCAAATTGAGACAGCCCGCAATCATCAGGGAAGGGGTGTAACCTGGGATATGTATCTTGGGTGTTTTAAAACATTCCTCCATAGCCTGTTCGATGTGATCGACCTTCTGAAAGCCGGGGAGGATGAAAAACATGGTGCTCGCAACCATATTCGACTCTATGGTGATGCACTGGAAGTTCTCTTTGTAAAAGACTGGGTTCAATGCCAACCTGAGGCGGCATCACACCAGCTTGACCAAGTAAATAGACTTCTAACCCTGGAAAAATGCCGTTTCGAAAATATCCTCAACACCACTTCGGACCTGATCTTTGTTATCGACAGTCACGGGATCGTCTCCAATATCAATATTGCTGTGCAACAGGTATTACCGAATAATGAAGTTCTCAATGCTCCAATCTGGGAATCACTGCCCATCGAGGGGCAGACTATGGATGAAATTCTCAAATATTATCCTGTCACCACTGCATTTGAGGTAGCTCCCTTTAATGATGGCAACATATACAGAATGCAGCTCAGCCCAATCAGTAATGTAAGCCTCGCAAGCGACGAATATCTCCTGCTTCTATCCAATATCACTCCACAAGCCCTTCAACGGGAAACCCTGGAACGAATTGTCTCCGAGCGAACAGAGGACCTATTGACCAAGACCTCCCAGCTTGAGGAAATGAACATCACACTGCGCAACATACTCAAAAGTATAGACAAGGAGCAGGAAGGTATAATCGACGACATTTCATCCAAGATCAGCACCTTCGTACTACCTGTACTTGATCGGATCGATGCCGAGCCCGACAGTTCGATACGTAAAGGATATGTCACCATAATCCGTGATCAGCTTGATCGACTCGTACATGGAAGTAAACTGGCGAACCCTGTTCTTTTGAAGCTGACCTTTATGGAAACCCGGATATGTCAGTTTATCCAGGCCGGGCATAGTTCCAAGGATATTGCAGACAACCTCAACCTTTCACTGGAAACAATTCAGACCCATAGAAAAAATATCCGGCGAAAACTAGGGCTCCATGGAAAAAATGTCAGCCTTTACGCCCACCTCAAGACCATTGGCCTGACCTTTTAA
- a CDS encoding CheR family methyltransferase produces MLNDTEFNLILDRYNRPWKGYRKVRKGPKKRISLHMESLDCRSVDEYLDKLAGNAAEEEELLSFLRITISRFFRDRQLWASLKDMVFPSLLQRTDTLDIWSAGCSCGEEVYSLCILHHLHFADSGSIKILATDANNTCLERGRKGIYQKSSLREVDAGIFSTYFSPSNKRNEYVIKPLFKNRIIWKQHDFFTAPPDKRFDLILLRNNLLTYHSPHIQAEALDRILRTLKPEGFLITGSHEKLPELSSNLIQTDFCSMVYQLVA; encoded by the coding sequence ATGCTCAACGACACCGAGTTCAACCTGATACTGGATCGCTACAACAGGCCCTGGAAAGGTTATAGAAAAGTCCGCAAAGGGCCTAAGAAACGAATCAGTTTACACATGGAGTCACTCGACTGCAGATCTGTTGATGAGTACCTGGATAAGCTTGCAGGAAATGCGGCTGAAGAAGAGGAACTGCTTTCATTTCTGCGTATAACCATATCCAGGTTTTTCAGAGATAGACAACTTTGGGCCAGTCTCAAAGATATGGTTTTTCCATCCCTGCTTCAACGAACGGATACGCTTGACATCTGGTCCGCAGGCTGCAGTTGCGGTGAAGAGGTCTATAGCCTGTGCATCCTGCACCATCTCCATTTTGCCGATTCAGGTTCAATTAAAATCCTGGCGACCGATGCCAACAACACCTGTTTAGAACGGGGCCGGAAAGGGATATATCAAAAAAGCAGCCTCCGGGAAGTGGATGCAGGTATATTCTCGACATACTTTTCACCTTCGAACAAGCGAAATGAATATGTAATTAAACCGTTGTTCAAAAATCGCATCATCTGGAAACAGCACGATTTCTTCACAGCACCGCCCGACAAAAGGTTTGATCTCATCCTGCTTCGCAACAACCTGCTCACCTATCATTCTCCGCACATACAGGCAGAAGCCCTGGACCGGATCCTGCGCACATTAAAACCGGAAGGGTTTCTGATAACAGGCTCCCATGAAAAACTGCCGGAGCTGTCATCCAACCTTATCCAAACAGATTTTTGCAGCATGGTCTATCAGCTCGTTGCCTGA
- a CDS encoding universal stress protein translates to MDQRKIAAAIDGSDYSDKVVDKAIEYARLLDARILLIYCHRKFPKILGHPYRDHIISAIMDETNETVAPFVKKLTESKVPFEERFMEEPAGSMIPQIAECEQCELIIMGSRGLSNIEGLLIGSVTHKVLHIAHCPVLVVK, encoded by the coding sequence ATGGACCAGAGAAAAATAGCAGCTGCAATAGACGGCTCTGATTATTCGGATAAAGTAGTTGATAAAGCAATTGAATATGCTCGCCTGCTCGATGCCAGGATCCTTCTTATTTACTGCCACAGGAAATTTCCGAAAATTCTGGGTCACCCTTACAGAGATCATATTATCTCCGCGATAATGGACGAGACCAATGAGACGGTAGCGCCATTCGTGAAGAAACTCACCGAAAGCAAAGTACCTTTCGAGGAACGATTCATGGAAGAACCGGCAGGATCGATGATTCCCCAGATTGCCGAATGTGAGCAGTGCGAACTTATAATCATGGGCTCACGCGGACTATCCAATATCGAGGGATTATTGATAGGTAGCGTCACCCACAAAGTTCTGCATATCGCCCACTGCCCGGTGCTGGTGGTGAAATAA
- a CDS encoding DUF3786 domain-containing protein encodes MNMKNEVFDKTYTEYLTQLENVDFAAVAATLNLRSSGEELQVNLLGDEYRASKAGIVDTEGRRARFEVCIAIFKYLLMCPAEIPEEGGWTAYHSFRDAQPLLHYFARETTGPIERCFAGRLQELRQACLAIDGGVSTEAGAFDLSIQFQLLSRIPLFLRFNDADDEFPAQCSILFRESVEHYIDMESLGILGALFARELVKSGSV; translated from the coding sequence ATGAACATGAAGAACGAAGTATTCGACAAAACGTACACCGAGTATCTGACTCAGCTTGAGAATGTTGATTTTGCTGCTGTGGCTGCCACACTGAATCTGAGGAGTTCAGGTGAAGAGTTGCAGGTTAACCTGCTGGGCGATGAGTATCGGGCGTCGAAAGCCGGGATTGTCGATACTGAAGGTCGGCGGGCCAGGTTTGAGGTGTGTATTGCGATCTTTAAATACCTGCTGATGTGTCCCGCTGAAATACCGGAAGAGGGTGGCTGGACGGCCTACCATTCGTTTAGGGATGCACAGCCTCTCCTGCACTATTTCGCCAGGGAAACAACCGGCCCGATAGAGCGTTGCTTTGCTGGAAGGCTACAGGAACTGCGGCAGGCGTGCCTGGCGATAGACGGGGGTGTCAGCACAGAAGCTGGAGCTTTCGATCTCTCCATCCAGTTTCAGTTGCTGTCGCGAATACCACTGTTTTTACGTTTCAACGATGCCGATGACGAGTTTCCTGCCCAATGTTCAATCCTGTTCCGGGAGTCAGTTGAACACTATATAGATATGGAATCTCTTGGGATTCTGGGAGCCCTGTTTGCCAGGGAGTTGGTCAAATCAGGAAGCGTATAA
- a CDS encoding DUF2092 domain-containing protein encodes MIRQILLGILAPLLALGVANSSQNSAQSPAIQPEALEILHQMSDYLNSLQQFTFHSDNTIDTVLQSGQQIQMSARAEVTIKRPNQFRVYRQGDDFDQEFYFDGQAMTLYGKTINYYASMKLSKTVDINTALELAQEEVGLSIPGSDLVYHDAHLELLEDVQSGMVVGSSVVDGVEVHHLAFRGSEVDWQLWVEKGEKPLPRKYLITSKWVAGAPQYTAVLSDWNTSAEVDDSHFSFSPPPEAEEIGFIQLRRRPGANTGGAQ; translated from the coding sequence ATGATCAGACAGATTCTCTTGGGAATATTGGCGCCACTTCTTGCCCTGGGTGTAGCGAATAGCTCTCAAAACAGCGCTCAGTCGCCGGCCATCCAGCCCGAAGCGTTGGAAATACTGCACCAGATGAGCGATTACCTTAATTCGCTTCAGCAATTCACTTTCCATTCCGACAATACCATCGATACCGTGCTGCAGTCGGGGCAGCAGATCCAAATGAGCGCCCGGGCGGAGGTAACGATCAAGCGGCCAAACCAGTTCCGGGTCTACCGGCAAGGAGACGATTTCGACCAGGAGTTTTATTTCGACGGCCAAGCGATGACCTTATATGGCAAGACAATAAACTACTACGCTTCCATGAAGCTGTCGAAAACCGTCGATATAAACACCGCACTCGAGCTGGCCCAGGAGGAAGTCGGGCTCTCAATACCCGGCTCTGACCTTGTCTATCATGACGCCCACCTGGAACTCCTGGAAGATGTACAGTCCGGAATGGTGGTCGGCTCTAGCGTTGTTGATGGGGTGGAGGTGCACCATCTGGCTTTTCGGGGCAGTGAGGTGGACTGGCAGCTCTGGGTGGAAAAAGGAGAAAAACCGCTGCCGAGAAAGTATCTGATCACCTCGAAGTGGGTAGCCGGCGCGCCCCAGTATACTGCGGTGCTTTCTGACTGGAATACCTCGGCCGAGGTGGATGACTCCCACTTCTCCTTTTCGCCGCCCCCAGAGGCTGAAGAGATCGGCTTTATCCAGCTACGCCGCCGCCCCGGAGCCAATACTGGAGGTGCCCAATGA
- a CDS encoding universal stress protein translates to MKIEKILLPFDDSVHSQNAAKFGLDLAKRYSAHVSIIHCYEEWNASVAEIPEKLIMEIRANARREAEALLQRTEELFKNQGIEYSLECVDGEPGHVLANRSKSKQYDLIIMGSHGHSDIAGLFLGSVTHKVLNTIYCPIMVVP, encoded by the coding sequence ATGAAAATCGAAAAAATTCTCCTTCCCTTCGACGATTCCGTCCATTCCCAAAATGCTGCGAAGTTTGGCCTTGACCTGGCCAAACGCTATTCCGCCCACGTCAGCATCATCCACTGTTATGAAGAATGGAACGCCAGCGTCGCAGAGATTCCGGAAAAACTGATTATGGAAATCAGAGCCAACGCCAGAAGAGAAGCTGAAGCCCTGTTGCAAAGAACGGAAGAATTATTCAAGAATCAGGGCATTGAATATTCCCTGGAATGCGTCGACGGTGAACCAGGTCACGTGCTTGCGAACCGCTCAAAATCGAAGCAGTATGATCTGATCATCATGGGTTCCCATGGCCACTCCGACATTGCCGGGCTGTTTTTGGGAAGCGTCACCCACAAGGTGCTCAATACCATTTACTGCCCGATCATGGTTGTTCCGTAA
- a CDS encoding OmpP1/FadL family transporter, producing MQKSTTFVISCYFCGAIAIQLAIQLVLASLAGAAGLYLNEFGTPTMATAGAGAQALADDASTSFHNAAGMTRLEGNQLMLSGGLVYTDIRFDPDPNTPVPGNDGGQAGGPGPILGGFYVHSLSDDLKLGLNVISISAAILDFQDDWTGRYLLEEVTIFTISLNPSIAYRVNKKLSIGGGVAMMYGSLDETVAVPIQGQEDGSVNIDGDDTEFTFNLNALYEFTDRTRIGLSYAYEIEPSFGGDVTLDPISLSAGIDATITFPQFIKLGLFHEINEDWAFLGTIGWENWSAFENVIISTARGDQRLPRNFDDTWYFGAGFQYTMGEDWILRFGAAYDTNPIDDPKDRTVDMPFDEQIRLACGFNYAWSENINVGGAFTYAYYGEAEIENNLLIGEFKDNDLYFLSMNVSWKF from the coding sequence ATGCAGAAATCAACAACGTTCGTGATCAGCTGTTATTTTTGTGGGGCTATTGCCATACAGTTAGCCATACAGTTAGTTTTGGCATCTTTGGCCGGAGCGGCAGGCTTGTACCTCAACGAATTTGGTACACCGACCATGGCCACTGCCGGCGCAGGGGCGCAAGCCCTTGCCGACGACGCCTCCACCTCATTTCATAACGCCGCAGGCATGACTCGTCTTGAAGGCAACCAACTCATGCTTTCCGGCGGTCTTGTCTACACCGATATTCGATTTGATCCGGATCCCAACACCCCGGTGCCTGGCAATGACGGCGGCCAGGCGGGTGGCCCGGGGCCTATTCTCGGCGGCTTTTATGTGCACAGCCTGAGCGATGACCTGAAGCTTGGTCTGAATGTAATATCCATCTCCGCAGCCATTTTGGATTTTCAAGACGACTGGACCGGTCGCTACCTGCTTGAGGAGGTGACAATTTTCACAATCAGCTTAAACCCGTCAATCGCCTACAGGGTCAACAAAAAACTCTCCATCGGTGGCGGTGTTGCCATGATGTACGGCAGCCTGGACGAAACAGTTGCGGTGCCAATACAAGGTCAGGAAGACGGCTCGGTGAACATTGATGGCGATGATACCGAGTTCACCTTCAACCTCAATGCCCTGTATGAGTTTACCGATAGAACCCGTATTGGTTTATCCTATGCCTATGAGATAGAGCCCTCTTTTGGGGGCGACGTCACCTTGGATCCGATTTCGCTCTCCGCCGGAATAGATGCCACCATCACCTTCCCACAATTTATTAAACTCGGCCTCTTTCATGAGATAAATGAAGACTGGGCTTTTCTTGGCACCATCGGCTGGGAGAACTGGAGTGCTTTTGAAAATGTTATCATCTCAACCGCCAGAGGGGATCAGCGCCTGCCACGGAATTTTGATGATACCTGGTATTTCGGCGCAGGCTTCCAGTACACCATGGGCGAAGATTGGATCTTACGATTTGGCGCCGCCTACGACACCAACCCCATTGATGATCCCAAGGACAGAACCGTCGACATGCCGTTTGATGAACAAATTCGCCTGGCTTGCGGGTTCAACTATGCCTGGAGCGAGAATATCAACGTCGGGGGCGCCTTTACCTATGCCTATTACGGGGAGGCAGAGATTGAAAACAATCTGCTCATAGGCGAATTCAAAGATAACGATCTATATTTTCTCTCCATGAATGTGAGCTGGAAATTTTAG
- a CDS encoding sulfatase-like hydrolase/transferase: MRSRTLLLPALLVWLLLPAPSPAEQAAPIQHDSEHYVLLHQYQDQWAAEDKEIDDMLAEIRSANGGKRPNIIYILLDDMGFGEYGIPALTKVRGGRTPSIDKLASEGVTFTRMYAENICTPTRAAFMTGRLAVRTGMEVTKVTPPEGVGLNGKEITIAELLSAAGYATHHIGKWHLGDIKEAYPINQGFDYASFPMHNQVSYSFTTRDAELDGKTTAFTPEAIDPEYGLDKTFRLYDWVTQVEGQKGGKLREWGIEPGQRPDMEFYKRVNDRLQEQALDSLRTLAQGDKPFFLNYWPQIPVAVLRSTDDENQTPNGGRWVNAMAVVDGYVGELIAELENLGVDNNTLVIVMGDNGVMYQELGTSGYSEWIFRGHKGSSLEGGHRVGAFARWPGVIEPGSMIGDMIFVGDLYTTFARIAGNTDGIPRDRIVDGIDQTPLLLKGDTHGRRDYIHLYEMDQLRATVKQQLKIHWPGPGTNPALAGIYNLYWDPREENPLRTGGVWAGTSFVRMRVQHLRMKDKFPDWKPARGMPYEDVENIRPESKKMVETWLQIYGDAKDVVLGVESAGN; the protein is encoded by the coding sequence ATGAGATCCAGAACGTTGCTGTTACCCGCTTTACTGGTTTGGCTGCTCCTGCCGGCTCCCTCCCCGGCAGAACAGGCAGCACCCATCCAGCATGATTCTGAGCATTATGTTCTTCTCCACCAGTACCAGGATCAATGGGCGGCGGAGGATAAGGAAATCGACGACATGCTCGCTGAAATCCGCAGCGCAAACGGTGGCAAACGGCCTAATATCATATACATTCTGCTTGATGACATGGGCTTTGGTGAGTACGGAATTCCGGCATTGACCAAGGTCCGCGGAGGCAGAACACCCAGCATCGACAAACTTGCCAGCGAGGGTGTTACCTTTACGCGGATGTACGCGGAAAACATTTGCACTCCGACCAGAGCAGCATTCATGACCGGCCGACTCGCTGTCCGAACCGGTATGGAAGTCACCAAGGTCACACCACCGGAGGGAGTTGGCCTCAACGGTAAGGAGATCACAATAGCTGAGCTGCTGTCTGCGGCAGGCTACGCCACACATCATATCGGCAAATGGCATCTGGGGGATATCAAGGAAGCCTATCCAATCAATCAGGGTTTCGATTACGCCTCGTTCCCGATGCACAATCAGGTCTCATACAGTTTCACCACACGTGACGCTGAACTTGATGGAAAAACCACGGCCTTCACGCCCGAGGCTATCGACCCTGAATATGGACTCGACAAGACCTTTCGTTTATACGACTGGGTGACCCAGGTCGAGGGCCAAAAAGGTGGAAAACTGCGTGAATGGGGGATCGAGCCCGGTCAACGGCCTGACATGGAATTCTACAAGCGTGTCAACGATCGGCTCCAGGAGCAGGCGCTCGATTCACTGCGAACACTGGCCCAGGGAGACAAACCGTTCTTCCTGAATTACTGGCCACAAATTCCCGTCGCCGTTCTTCGTTCCACCGATGATGAGAACCAGACCCCCAATGGCGGCCGCTGGGTAAACGCCATGGCGGTTGTCGATGGTTACGTTGGCGAGCTCATCGCTGAATTGGAGAATCTCGGTGTCGATAACAATACCCTGGTCATCGTGATGGGCGACAATGGTGTGATGTATCAGGAGCTCGGCACGTCCGGCTATTCTGAATGGATTTTTCGCGGTCATAAGGGCAGTTCGCTGGAGGGGGGCCACCGTGTCGGCGCTTTTGCCAGGTGGCCGGGTGTCATTGAGCCTGGTTCGATGATCGGTGACATGATCTTCGTTGGGGATCTGTACACCACTTTTGCCCGCATCGCAGGTAACACCGACGGCATCCCACGAGACAGGATCGTGGATGGTATCGACCAGACCCCTCTGCTGCTGAAGGGAGACACCCATGGCCGCAGAGACTACATCCATCTCTACGAGATGGATCAATTACGGGCGACGGTGAAGCAGCAGTTGAAAATTCACTGGCCGGGCCCGGGGACCAATCCTGCCCTGGCCGGAATTTATAATCTGTATTGGGATCCGCGCGAGGAAAACCCGCTCAGGACTGGTGGCGTCTGGGCAGGTACGTCATTCGTGCGCATGCGCGTCCAGCACCTGCGAATGAAGGACAAGTTCCCTGACTGGAAACCTGCCCGGGGCATGCCATACGAAGATGTTGAAAATATTCGACCAGAATCTAAAAAAATGGTTGAAACCTGGCTCCAAATATATGGAGATGCCAAAGATGTGGTACTTGGTGTGGAATCAGCTGGCAACTAA
- a CDS encoding transporter, whose translation MTKWEVLNWLGTSSLLILSILITHTSYAESTATSMDDPNLTEECRRLRSDINADLGEILGAGCEPTTGQMSKLMDNPLGNVAMFINQFDVYFMEDPATGIDEVKSGYTGILQFPKGIGREWNIINRVVFTVPSMPLDQDKIDAAGAGSDYGEGQGPILPPDSNGPLLPVQAFDGRTTGFGDMYYVGLLSPKAGIKHETGGTSVWGLGFDLGLPTATEDVLGTGRWSAGPSALYAYLGPKWKIGGLLQQYWSFDDDDRNDVNLTNLQYFVYYALDDTTSLGAGPNIIANWEQSSGNEWTVPVGFGVNKTIQFGKIPVRFALEAHYSVITPDDVVGAEWDVRFMIIPAAPSALFSWMQ comes from the coding sequence ATGACAAAATGGGAAGTCTTGAATTGGTTAGGAACATCATCGCTTCTGATATTGTCAATCTTAATCACTCACACCAGCTACGCGGAAAGTACTGCCACAAGTATGGATGATCCCAACCTGACCGAAGAATGTCGGCGCCTCCGTTCCGACATTAACGCTGATCTGGGAGAGATTCTCGGGGCCGGCTGTGAACCTACGACCGGCCAGATGTCCAAGCTCATGGACAACCCGCTTGGCAATGTGGCCATGTTCATCAACCAGTTCGACGTCTATTTCATGGAAGACCCAGCCACCGGTATAGACGAAGTAAAAAGTGGCTATACCGGTATCCTGCAATTTCCCAAAGGAATCGGAAGAGAATGGAACATCATCAACAGGGTTGTTTTTACAGTCCCGAGCATGCCATTGGATCAGGATAAAATCGACGCCGCCGGGGCAGGTAGCGACTATGGTGAGGGCCAGGGCCCGATCCTCCCCCCCGACAGCAACGGCCCCTTGCTTCCGGTTCAGGCCTTTGATGGTCGCACCACAGGTTTTGGAGACATGTATTACGTGGGGCTCCTTTCCCCGAAAGCAGGGATAAAGCATGAAACCGGCGGCACCTCTGTCTGGGGACTCGGCTTCGATCTTGGGCTGCCAACAGCAACGGAGGATGTGCTCGGCACAGGCCGTTGGTCTGCGGGGCCCTCTGCTCTTTACGCCTATCTTGGCCCCAAATGGAAAATCGGAGGGCTGTTGCAGCAATACTGGAGTTTTGATGATGATGACCGTAATGATGTCAATCTGACCAACCTGCAGTATTTCGTCTACTACGCGCTGGACGATACAACATCACTCGGTGCCGGGCCGAATATCATCGCCAACTGGGAGCAGAGCAGCGGGAACGAGTGGACAGTCCCTGTCGGCTTTGGCGTCAACAAAACAATCCAATTCGGCAAGATACCGGTTCGATTCGCGCTTGAAGCACACTATTCGGTCATTACACCCGACGATGTGGTCGGGGCTGAATGGGATGTCCGTTTTATGATTATCCCCGCAGCCCCGTCGGCATTATTCAGCTGGATGCAATAA
- a CDS encoding AraC family transcriptional regulator, translating to METLGFAGTPLSQFPVLQKAGVEGTRRFLTDVFEQKVVIEPGKGERPFIAHSYARNLSKMTIISNCFTKEIATGGPEGALGKLAFQFCIRGSLFCTINGTRVSRADHSRVSVLSPNQKVEYYSGDDTLSVVCFLDESKLRDFLFDWSGEKFTEKILFKPELNLQSPKVSSFVAIFSNFINELNRKNGMLDSPVAQESFQQALYSFILLELPSSISKIMEKQTRFASLQEVRKVEEFLEANAGNPLDMKTVALATGHSLRSIYRSFQRERGYTPSEFLRKVRLENARQRLLCPAPDDSVTRIAYEFGFAHLGRFAGLYKKAYGESPGDTIKASMRHRR from the coding sequence ATGGAAACCTTAGGTTTTGCCGGAACACCGCTTTCACAATTTCCAGTATTGCAAAAAGCTGGTGTAGAAGGTACCAGGCGTTTTTTAACTGATGTGTTTGAGCAGAAAGTAGTCATCGAACCGGGGAAAGGGGAGCGGCCATTCATAGCGCACAGCTACGCACGAAATCTGTCGAAAATGACGATCATTTCAAATTGCTTTACCAAAGAGATTGCAACTGGCGGTCCGGAGGGGGCATTAGGGAAGCTGGCTTTTCAATTCTGCATAAGGGGGAGCCTGTTCTGTACCATTAATGGCACCAGAGTCTCAAGAGCTGACCATAGCAGGGTAAGCGTATTGTCCCCCAATCAAAAAGTGGAGTATTATTCCGGAGACGATACTCTGTCCGTGGTCTGTTTTCTGGATGAAAGTAAGCTGAGGGATTTTCTTTTCGATTGGAGTGGAGAAAAATTTACAGAAAAGATTCTTTTCAAGCCTGAGCTCAACCTGCAGTCACCGAAAGTCAGCTCATTTGTTGCTATTTTCTCTAATTTTATCAACGAATTGAACAGAAAAAACGGCATGCTTGATTCACCGGTTGCCCAGGAGAGTTTCCAGCAGGCACTCTATTCTTTTATTTTACTGGAATTGCCTTCCAGCATTTCGAAAATAATGGAGAAGCAGACAAGGTTTGCAAGCTTGCAAGAGGTGCGGAAAGTTGAAGAGTTTCTGGAGGCAAACGCCGGGAACCCATTGGATATGAAAACTGTCGCCTTGGCAACCGGGCACAGTCTTCGTTCAATATACAGGTCTTTCCAGAGGGAAAGGGGATATACCCCTTCGGAGTTTCTAAGGAAGGTACGCTTGGAAAATGCCCGACAGCGTCTGTTGTGCCCAGCTCCGGATGATTCGGTTACACGGATTGCTTATGAATTTGGATTTGCCCATCTTGGTCGCTTTGCCGGGCTTTATAAAAAAGCGTACGGTGAGTCGCCCGGTGACACCATCAAGGCATCAATGAGGCACAGAAGATAA
- a CDS encoding TusE/DsrC/DsvC family sulfur relay protein: MGQLHVGNVDIEIDVEGFLCHAEDWNEDVAEALAAQEGIDHLGREQRDIIMFMRAYHRKFDNFPIMRYVCKNVHASTADCVTEQFCNPMVAWKIAGLPKPPNVFFNSFDGKKYFPNPFY; the protein is encoded by the coding sequence ATGGGACAGTTACATGTTGGAAATGTTGATATAGAGATAGATGTGGAAGGATTTCTCTGCCACGCCGAGGATTGGAACGAGGATGTTGCCGAGGCCCTGGCGGCACAGGAAGGAATAGACCATTTGGGGAGAGAGCAACGAGACATCATCATGTTTATGAGGGCGTATCACCGGAAATTCGATAACTTTCCGATTATGAGATATGTGTGCAAAAATGTTCATGCTTCCACGGCGGACTGTGTAACGGAGCAGTTCTGCAATCCGATGGTTGCCTGGAAAATAGCCGGATTGCCGAAACCGCCAAACGTTTTTTTCAACAGTTTCGACGGCAAGAAATATTTCCCAAACCCATTTTACTGA